In a single window of the Antedon mediterranea chromosome 1, ecAntMedi1.1, whole genome shotgun sequence genome:
- the LOC140063658 gene encoding BMP and activin membrane-bound inhibitor homolog, protein MILHIPWEFAVLSLLSLIIAKVEGEIHCYCNAPSCVGYSYMCKSDTGCYTEYIEDSIHGSRSYTHGCVEDLAVNLCQTRENINNTETLTVLCCTSDMCNYDISVDRPITIPERDRNELDSRNTQPYHSVNRTVWFRAAVIAVPIGGACILFILILLAARMLKNEEKHFERFNSGHKLPQYRPTSMRQEFWDANNVKNITITDNNLDLLQCKLNNTYIWKLQHEAKQQNRNDLPKNFSMKKEHFKMNIDKHDMV, encoded by the exons GGGAAATACATTGTTATTGCAACGCGCCGAGTTGCGTAGGATACAGTTACATGTGCAAATCAGATACTGGTTGTTATACGGAATATATCGAAGATTCTATCCACGGCAGCCGTTCCTACACACACGGTTGTGTAGAGGATTTAGCAGTAAATTTATGTCAAACCAgggaaaatattaataacacaGAAACACTGACGGTGTTATGTTGTACCAGTGACATGTGTAATTATGATATAAGTGTGGATAGACCAATCACAATTCCGGAAAGAGACCGTAATGAATTAG atAGTAGAAATACTCAGCCATACCATTCCGTAAACCGAACTGTCTGGTTCCGAGCCGCAGTAATCGCTGTTCCAATCGGAGGCGCCtgcattttattcattttaatattgttaGCAGCTAGGATGCTAAAAAACGAAGAAAAACATTTCGAAAGATTCAACAGTGGACATAAATTACCACAATACCGACCGACATCTATGCGACAAGAATTCTGGGACGCAAATAATgtgaaaaatataacaattacgGACAACAATCTTGATCTTTTACAGTGTAAATTGAACAATACATATATCTGGAAACTCCAGCACGAAGCAAAGCAACAGAACAGAAATGATCTCCCTAAAAACTTTTCAAtgaaaaaagaacattttaaaatgaatattgataAGCACGATATGGTATGA